One window of Microbacterium sp. Root61 genomic DNA carries:
- a CDS encoding CPBP family intramembrane glutamic endopeptidase, with product MWQSDKVSRPESRFPRREPTDPVALAPYDRRRLTWEVALVLAVTVGRSALYSVLSLIRSSLRALEEGKNLSDQSTSLNPARDTLALWDILYQLLDVFFALAAVALVVYLLWEPGNNALRRIGLDFRHFGGDLGRGILLAAVIGIPGLGLYVVGRMLGVTLNVSASPLDAAWWAVPLLVLSAVRAGLVEEVIFIGYLFDRLRRFGWSWWAIILSTAALRGAYHAYQGIGAIVGNFVMGVVFGWCYKRWGRVMPLVIAHTLLDVVAFVGYPIAAALWPGVFGPAPVPSGPVSPGPSGSPGPSGSPTP from the coding sequence ATGTGGCAATCTGACAAGGTGTCCCGGCCAGAATCCCGTTTCCCTAGGAGGGAACCCACGGACCCCGTCGCGCTCGCGCCGTACGACCGCCGTCGGCTGACGTGGGAGGTCGCCCTCGTGCTCGCCGTGACGGTCGGCAGATCAGCGCTGTACTCGGTCCTGTCGCTGATCCGCTCCTCGCTCCGGGCGCTCGAAGAGGGCAAGAACCTCAGCGATCAGTCGACCTCGCTCAACCCGGCACGGGACACGCTGGCCCTCTGGGACATCCTGTATCAGCTGCTCGACGTGTTCTTCGCACTGGCCGCAGTGGCGCTGGTCGTGTACCTGCTGTGGGAGCCCGGCAACAACGCGCTCCGCCGCATCGGGCTGGACTTCCGGCATTTCGGCGGCGACCTCGGTCGCGGCATCCTGCTCGCCGCCGTCATCGGCATTCCCGGCCTGGGACTCTACGTCGTCGGCCGGATGCTGGGCGTGACGCTGAACGTGAGCGCGTCGCCGCTGGATGCCGCGTGGTGGGCGGTGCCGTTGCTCGTGCTGTCGGCTGTGCGCGCCGGGCTGGTCGAAGAGGTCATCTTCATCGGCTACCTGTTCGACCGGCTGCGCCGCTTCGGCTGGTCCTGGTGGGCGATCATCCTCTCGACCGCCGCGCTGCGCGGCGCCTACCACGCGTACCAGGGCATCGGTGCGATCGTCGGCAACTTCGTCATGGGCGTCGTCTTCGGCTGGTGCTACAAACGCTGGGGCCGCGTCATGCCGCTCGTGATCGCCCACACCCTCCTGGACGTCGTCGCCTTCGTCGGCTATCCCATCGCCGCCGCCCTGTGGCCCGGCGTGTTCGGCCCGGCGCCGGTGCCCTCGGGGCCTGTGTCGCCGGGGCCGTCTGGGTCGCCGGGGCCTTCGGGGTCGCCTACGCCCTGA
- the gcvP gene encoding aminomethyl-transferring glycine dehydrogenase — translation MLDTLGYNSVDALVEAAVPASIHVTPRSTSDIPPAATEAEALAELRVLASQNRVARPMIGLGYYDTFTPSVISRNVLENPSWYTAYTPYQPEISQGRLEALINFQTMVTDLTGLATANASMLDESTAVVEGMLLTRRAAKTTSNVFAVDSDALPQTKALLRSRAGAVGVELVEVDLARGEALPAELFGAFVQYPGASGRVWNPTGTIDAVHIAGGLVVVAADLLALTLIASPGSLGADVAVGTTQRFGVPLGFGGPHAGYMAVRAGLERQLPGRLVGVSQDAAGHPAYRLALQTREQHIRREKATSNICTAQVLLAVMAAMYAVYHGPTGLRRIATEVAQKAEALAEKLRSFDLHLVSDSFFDTIRVVTPGPSVQVIDRARSKGYQLFWVDDATVGIAVDETTTAADLAVIAWAFGLPDVDENGERQVPFADAAGLAGVDRSLLRTDEYLTHPVFHAHHSETAMMRYLKQLADRDYALDRGMIPLGSCTMKLNAATEMAAVSWPEFSRVHPFAPEADVHGYLAMIEQLETWLAEVTGYDAVSLQPNAGSQGELAGLLAIRGYHRANGELTRTVCLIPSSAHGTNAASAVLAGMKVVVVACDEVGNVDLADLRAKIALHAEELAALMITYPSTHGVYEHDVLEITQAVHDAGGQVYVDGANLNALLGYARFGDLGGDVSHLNLHKTFAIPHGGGGPGVGPVAAKAHLAPFLPGHPFSQRRDHAGGFTFDGGAVSAAPHGSAGILPISWAYVRMMGAEGLRDATAAAVLSANYIAARLREHYPVLYTGADGLVAHECILDLRPLREETGVTVDDVAKRLIDYGFHAPTMSFPVAGTLMVEPTESEDLAELERFIEAMIAIKAEALAVAAGEWPADDNPLVNAPHTASSVIEGEWTHPYSRELAVYPVHTLVRTKYWPPVRRIDNAYGDRNLVCACPPIEAFA, via the coding sequence ATGCTCGACACCCTGGGCTACAACAGCGTCGATGCCCTCGTCGAGGCGGCGGTGCCGGCATCCATCCACGTCACCCCGCGCAGCACCAGCGACATCCCGCCCGCCGCGACCGAGGCCGAGGCGCTCGCCGAGCTGCGCGTGCTCGCGTCGCAGAACCGGGTCGCGCGCCCGATGATCGGGCTCGGCTACTACGACACGTTCACCCCCTCGGTGATCTCGCGCAACGTCCTGGAGAACCCGTCCTGGTACACGGCGTACACGCCGTACCAGCCGGAGATCTCGCAGGGGCGGCTCGAAGCGCTCATCAACTTCCAGACGATGGTGACCGATCTCACCGGCCTGGCCACGGCGAACGCGTCGATGCTCGACGAGTCCACCGCCGTGGTGGAGGGGATGCTGCTGACCCGTCGTGCCGCCAAGACCACCTCGAACGTGTTCGCGGTGGACTCCGACGCGCTGCCGCAGACCAAGGCGCTGCTGCGCTCGCGCGCCGGAGCCGTCGGCGTCGAACTCGTCGAGGTCGACCTCGCCCGGGGCGAAGCACTGCCCGCGGAGCTGTTCGGCGCGTTCGTGCAGTACCCCGGAGCATCCGGTCGGGTGTGGAACCCGACCGGCACGATCGACGCCGTGCACATCGCCGGCGGACTCGTCGTCGTCGCCGCCGACCTGCTCGCGCTGACGCTCATCGCCTCGCCGGGTTCGCTCGGCGCCGATGTCGCCGTCGGCACCACCCAGCGCTTCGGCGTGCCGCTCGGCTTCGGCGGACCGCACGCGGGCTACATGGCCGTGCGCGCCGGTCTGGAGCGGCAGCTGCCCGGACGACTCGTGGGAGTGTCGCAGGACGCGGCGGGGCATCCCGCCTACCGTCTCGCGCTGCAGACGCGCGAACAGCACATCCGTCGCGAGAAGGCCACGTCGAACATCTGCACCGCCCAGGTGCTGCTGGCCGTGATGGCCGCGATGTACGCCGTCTACCACGGGCCCACGGGGCTGCGCCGGATCGCCACCGAGGTGGCCCAGAAGGCCGAGGCGCTCGCCGAGAAGCTCCGATCGTTCGACCTGCATCTGGTGTCGGACTCGTTCTTCGACACGATCCGCGTCGTCACGCCGGGTCCATCGGTGCAGGTTATCGATCGCGCCCGCTCGAAGGGCTATCAGCTCTTCTGGGTGGACGACGCGACCGTCGGCATCGCTGTCGACGAGACCACGACCGCCGCCGACCTCGCCGTCATCGCATGGGCGTTCGGGCTGCCCGACGTCGATGAGAACGGCGAGCGTCAGGTGCCCTTCGCGGATGCCGCCGGGCTCGCCGGAGTCGATCGGTCGCTGCTGCGCACCGACGAGTACCTGACGCACCCGGTGTTCCACGCGCACCACAGCGAGACGGCGATGATGCGCTACCTCAAGCAGCTCGCCGACCGCGACTACGCGCTGGACCGCGGCATGATCCCGTTGGGCTCGTGCACGATGAAGCTCAACGCGGCGACCGAGATGGCGGCCGTGTCGTGGCCCGAGTTCTCGCGCGTGCACCCGTTCGCCCCCGAGGCGGACGTGCACGGCTACCTCGCGATGATCGAGCAGCTCGAGACCTGGCTGGCGGAGGTCACCGGGTACGACGCCGTGTCGTTGCAGCCCAACGCGGGCTCGCAGGGCGAGCTCGCCGGGCTCCTCGCGATCCGCGGATACCACCGTGCCAACGGCGAACTGACGCGTACCGTGTGCCTGATCCCGTCGTCGGCGCACGGCACGAACGCCGCGTCGGCGGTGCTGGCCGGCATGAAGGTCGTGGTCGTGGCGTGCGACGAGGTCGGCAACGTCGACCTCGCCGACCTGCGGGCCAAGATCGCGCTGCACGCCGAGGAGCTGGCCGCGCTGATGATCACGTACCCGTCGACGCACGGTGTGTACGAGCACGATGTGCTGGAGATCACCCAGGCCGTGCACGACGCCGGGGGACAGGTCTACGTCGACGGCGCCAACCTCAACGCCCTCCTCGGGTACGCCCGGTTCGGCGACCTCGGTGGCGACGTCTCGCACCTCAACCTGCACAAGACGTTCGCGATCCCGCACGGTGGCGGCGGACCCGGCGTCGGTCCGGTCGCGGCCAAGGCGCATCTCGCACCGTTCTTGCCGGGCCATCCGTTCTCCCAGCGCCGAGACCACGCCGGAGGCTTCACCTTCGACGGAGGCGCCGTCTCGGCGGCGCCGCACGGGTCGGCCGGCATCCTGCCGATCTCGTGGGCGTACGTGCGGATGATGGGCGCGGAGGGTCTCCGGGACGCCACAGCGGCCGCCGTGCTCTCGGCGAACTACATCGCGGCCCGCCTCCGCGAGCACTACCCGGTGCTGTACACCGGCGCGGACGGGCTCGTCGCGCACGAGTGCATCCTCGACCTGCGTCCGCTGCGCGAGGAGACCGGCGTGACCGTCGACGATGTGGCCAAGCGCCTGATCGACTACGGCTTCCACGCTCCGACGATGTCGTTCCCGGTCGCCGGGACACTCATGGTCGAGCCGACCGAGTCCGAGGACCTCGCCGAGCTCGAGCGCTTCATCGAGGCCATGATCGCGATCAAGGCCGAGGCGCTCGCCGTGGCCGCGGGGGAGTGGCCGGCTGACGACAACCCCCTCGTGAACGCCCCGCACACGGCCTCGTCCGTCATCGAGGGCGAGTGGACGCACCCGTACTCGCGCGAGCTCGCGGTGTACCCCGTGCACACGCTGGTCCGCACGAAATACTGGCCTCCCGTGCGCCGGATCGACAACGCCTACGGCGACCGCAACCTCGTGTGCGCCTGCCCGCCCATCGAGGCGTTCGCCTAG
- the gcvH gene encoding glycine cleavage system protein GcvH, producing the protein MTDLTSLKYTAEHEWIALDGDVATVGITDYAADKLGDVVFVELPGVDSGVSAGQVCGEIESTKSVGELYAPLTGDIIAINSAVVDDPSLVNSDPYGEGWLLKLRVDTSAPAELLDREAYIALTGGDA; encoded by the coding sequence ATGACCGACCTGACCAGCCTCAAGTACACCGCCGAGCACGAGTGGATCGCCCTCGACGGCGACGTGGCCACCGTCGGCATCACCGACTACGCCGCCGACAAGCTCGGCGACGTCGTCTTCGTCGAGCTCCCCGGTGTGGACTCCGGCGTCTCCGCCGGACAGGTCTGCGGCGAGATCGAGTCGACGAAGTCCGTCGGCGAGCTCTACGCCCCGCTGACCGGTGACATCATCGCGATCAACAGCGCCGTCGTGGACGACCCTTCGCTGGTCAACAGCGACCCGTACGGCGAGGGCTGGCTGCTCAAGCTGCGCGTGGACACCTCCGCGCCCGCCGAGCTCCTCGACCGCGAGGCCTACATCGCGCTCACCGGAGGCGACGCGTGA
- the gcvT gene encoding glycine cleavage system aminomethyltransferase GcvT — MSDPHFVPPLPRSTVLRARHEDLGASFTDFGGWLMPVRYTSDLAEHHAVRTAAGLFDISHMAEFFVSGPDAGAYLDYALAGRLSTLPIGKAKYSLLLAEGGGIIDDVIVYRLDDDARPYLVIANAGNRDAVAPALAERAASFDVQVTDATDEYALVAVQGPSARAVLDATAGLAGFGHPLDDLRYYASVSAAFEGQPLLIARTGYTGEDGYELLIPNTHAVALWDAVLAAGAPLGLVPAGLAARDTLRLEAGMPLYGHELSLDIVPAQAGLGRVVAADKADFVGRAGLSAVVASDAPVLVGLVAEGRRAGRAGYEVYDGDDRVGEITSGALSPTLGFPIAMAYVAPALSTPGTTLSIDVRGTRIPATVTALPFYRRNK, encoded by the coding sequence ATGTCCGACCCCCATTTCGTTCCGCCCCTTCCTCGTTCGACGGTGCTGCGCGCCCGTCACGAGGACCTCGGCGCGTCCTTCACCGACTTCGGCGGTTGGCTGATGCCGGTGCGCTACACCTCGGATCTCGCTGAGCACCACGCGGTGCGCACCGCGGCGGGACTGTTCGACATCTCGCACATGGCCGAGTTCTTCGTCTCGGGTCCGGATGCCGGTGCCTACCTCGACTACGCGCTCGCCGGTCGCCTCTCGACCCTGCCGATCGGGAAGGCGAAGTACTCGCTCCTGCTCGCCGAGGGCGGCGGGATCATCGACGACGTGATCGTGTACCGCCTGGACGATGACGCCCGGCCGTACCTGGTGATCGCGAACGCGGGCAACCGGGATGCGGTGGCTCCGGCTCTCGCCGAGCGGGCGGCGTCCTTCGACGTGCAGGTCACCGACGCCACCGACGAGTACGCCCTCGTCGCGGTGCAGGGGCCGTCGGCTCGTGCCGTGCTGGATGCGACGGCCGGTCTCGCCGGGTTCGGGCATCCGCTCGACGACCTCCGGTATTACGCCTCGGTGTCCGCCGCGTTCGAGGGACAGCCGCTCCTGATCGCCCGCACCGGGTACACCGGAGAGGACGGGTACGAGCTGCTGATCCCGAACACGCACGCGGTCGCCCTGTGGGACGCCGTGCTCGCTGCGGGCGCTCCGCTCGGGTTGGTCCCGGCCGGCCTGGCAGCCCGCGACACGCTGCGCCTCGAGGCGGGCATGCCGCTCTACGGCCACGAGCTCTCGCTCGACATCGTCCCCGCGCAGGCCGGGCTCGGTCGCGTCGTCGCCGCGGACAAGGCCGACTTCGTCGGTCGCGCCGGTCTCTCCGCCGTGGTCGCCTCGGACGCACCCGTCCTCGTCGGACTGGTCGCCGAGGGCCGACGTGCCGGCCGCGCCGGCTACGAGGTCTACGACGGCGACGACCGCGTCGGCGAGATCACCAGCGGGGCGCTCAGCCCCACCCTCGGATTCCCCATCGCGATGGCCTACGTCGCACCCGCACTGAGTACGCCCGGCACCACCCTGTCCATCGACGTCCGGGGGACACGAATCCCCGCGACCGTCACCGCTCTGCCCTTCTACCGGAGGAACAAATGA
- a CDS encoding MarP family serine protease, giving the protein MPTLVPDRKEGCRVLIVDIVLCVILVIALIAGIQRGLLASLGVLLGLTAGALAAFWLMPVVNDAWPWQEWRPVIVVATGVALLIAGAAIGGAIGAVLRRGVDRIRLKWVDRALGGVASVIVAALALSLVGSSVAATGTPFLSSALASSRVLGLIDQVTPTPVAAGMAQLRATVLDQAIPQLGALLDLDVQPTAPPVALDDPQLAEAAASVARVSGVAYACGRSSTGTGFVIAPDRIVTNAHVVAGVTTPIVELPGRSAREGTIVYFDPIVDLAVIAVTDLDAAVIPVVDTLAPGTPGVVQGYPFGGPFTMIGAEVLSVGTVPVPDIYSGAASLREVYALAATVQPGNSGGPLLTADGDAAGVVFARAEDDPDRGYAMTTAELAPVVAQAGALSAAVDSGRCTT; this is encoded by the coding sequence ATGCCTACGCTGGTGCCCGATCGGAAGGAAGGATGCCGCGTGCTCATCGTCGACATCGTGCTCTGCGTGATCCTCGTGATCGCGCTGATCGCCGGCATCCAGCGCGGGCTCCTGGCGAGCCTGGGTGTCCTGCTCGGACTGACGGCCGGAGCGCTCGCCGCGTTCTGGCTCATGCCCGTCGTCAATGACGCCTGGCCGTGGCAGGAGTGGCGTCCGGTGATCGTGGTGGCGACCGGAGTCGCGCTCCTCATCGCGGGAGCTGCGATCGGCGGTGCCATCGGCGCGGTCCTGCGGCGCGGGGTCGACCGGATCCGGCTCAAATGGGTGGACCGTGCTCTCGGCGGCGTCGCGAGCGTCATCGTCGCGGCGCTGGCTCTGTCCCTGGTGGGCTCGAGCGTGGCGGCGACCGGAACCCCGTTCCTCTCGTCCGCGCTCGCCTCATCACGGGTGCTCGGACTGATCGATCAGGTGACGCCGACCCCTGTTGCCGCCGGCATGGCGCAGCTGAGGGCGACCGTGCTCGACCAGGCGATCCCGCAGCTTGGAGCGCTGCTGGACCTCGACGTGCAGCCGACCGCGCCGCCCGTCGCACTCGATGATCCGCAGCTGGCGGAGGCCGCGGCATCCGTCGCCCGCGTCTCCGGCGTCGCGTACGCGTGCGGTCGCAGCTCGACGGGGACGGGATTCGTGATCGCCCCCGACCGCATCGTCACCAACGCCCACGTCGTCGCCGGGGTCACGACCCCGATCGTCGAGCTGCCCGGCCGATCCGCACGGGAAGGGACGATCGTGTACTTCGATCCGATCGTCGATCTCGCCGTCATAGCCGTGACCGACCTGGACGCCGCCGTCATCCCGGTGGTCGACACGCTCGCGCCGGGGACGCCCGGCGTCGTGCAGGGGTACCCGTTCGGCGGACCGTTCACGATGATTGGCGCCGAGGTGCTGTCGGTCGGGACCGTCCCGGTGCCGGACATCTACTCCGGCGCCGCGTCGCTGCGCGAGGTGTACGCGCTCGCCGCGACGGTGCAGCCCGGCAACTCCGGCGGACCGCTGCTCACCGCGGACGGGGATGCCGCGGGTGTCGTGTTCGCGCGGGCCGAGGATGACCCCGACCGCGGGTATGCGATGACCACGGCAGAACTCGCCCCGGTCGTCGCCCAGGCGGGCGCTCTGTCGGCCGCGGTCGACTCGGGGCGCTGCACCACCTGA
- a CDS encoding NrtR DNA-binding winged helix domain-containing protein, producing the protein MTQTTVNPQPHTPATPSGDVTRVAVSTVIFSLRRDAYGRPLLVLPLVRRTRDPFEGRWALPGGWLDATESLDAAASRTLAETTRLAPSYLEQLYAFGDVDRSPTRVVSIVYWALLRPDEVYASTAEENVRWFDAESLPELAFDHNHIVEYALWRLRNKVGYSRIAHGLLADEFTLAELREVYESILDRRLDPANFRRQAENSDTLIPTDRFRTGSHRPARLYRYNRDVELADRGPVIVRH; encoded by the coding sequence ATGACACAAACAACGGTGAATCCCCAGCCTCACACCCCGGCCACGCCGTCGGGTGATGTGACGCGCGTCGCCGTGTCGACCGTGATCTTCAGTCTGCGCCGCGACGCGTACGGACGGCCCCTTCTCGTGCTCCCCCTGGTGCGCCGCACCCGCGACCCGTTCGAGGGCCGCTGGGCGCTGCCCGGCGGATGGCTCGATGCGACGGAGAGTCTGGACGCCGCGGCATCCCGCACCCTCGCCGAGACGACGCGACTCGCCCCGAGCTATCTGGAGCAGCTGTACGCGTTCGGCGATGTCGACCGCTCCCCCACCCGTGTCGTGTCGATCGTCTACTGGGCGCTCCTTCGGCCCGACGAGGTGTACGCCTCCACGGCCGAGGAGAACGTGCGCTGGTTCGACGCCGAATCGCTGCCCGAACTCGCGTTCGATCACAACCACATCGTCGAGTACGCCCTGTGGCGACTGCGAAACAAGGTCGGCTACAGCCGCATCGCGCACGGGCTTCTGGCCGACGAGTTCACTCTCGCCGAACTGCGCGAGGTGTACGAGTCGATCCTCGACCGACGCCTGGATCCGGCGAATTTCCGTCGCCAGGCGGAGAACTCCGACACCCTCATCCCCACCGACCGTTTCCGCACGGGCAGCCACCGCCCCGCACGTCTGTACCGCTACAACCGGGATGTCGAACTCGCCGACCGCGGGCCCGTCATCGTTCGTCACTGA
- the nadA gene encoding quinolinate synthase NadA, which yields MTETLLTLQPRPVDPSVDHEIQAIVSGGSTAETCNTDLAEGPWNFDIRPGYGPGSSMGDVIPTGSPRQGELPAAYREASDEELDARIRAAKATLGDRAVVLGHFYQREEVIEHADYVGDSFQLANAALEHPNAEAIVFCGVHFMAETADLLSRPEQAVILPNLAAGCSMADMADIDQVEECWEQLAEICGDMDAVDADGLVPVIPVTYMNSSAAIKGFVGRHGGIVCTSSNARTVLEWAFERGRRVLFFPDQHLGRNTAKAMGVPLEQMPMWNPRKPFGGNDEDVLADSRVILWHGFCSVHRRFTVEQIDKARAEHPGVRVIVHPECPMAVVDAADEAGSTDYIRKAIQAATEPTTFAIGTEVNLVQRLAAEHPQHTIFCLDPVVCPCSTMYRIHPGYLAWVLEGLVEGEVRNRITVPADVADPARLALERMLAAKPPAAPAAAWENAS from the coding sequence ATGACCGAGACCCTCCTGACCCTGCAGCCCCGCCCCGTCGACCCGTCGGTCGATCACGAGATCCAGGCGATCGTCTCGGGCGGCTCGACCGCCGAGACCTGCAACACGGACCTCGCCGAGGGGCCGTGGAACTTCGACATCCGCCCCGGATACGGTCCGGGTTCGTCGATGGGCGATGTCATCCCGACCGGTTCGCCGCGCCAGGGCGAACTCCCGGCGGCATACCGCGAGGCATCCGATGAAGAACTGGATGCCCGCATCCGCGCGGCCAAGGCCACCCTCGGTGATCGCGCCGTCGTGCTCGGGCACTTCTATCAGCGCGAAGAGGTCATCGAGCACGCCGACTACGTGGGCGACTCGTTCCAGCTCGCGAACGCGGCGCTCGAGCACCCGAATGCCGAGGCCATCGTGTTCTGCGGCGTGCACTTCATGGCCGAGACGGCCGACCTCCTCTCGCGCCCCGAGCAGGCCGTGATCCTCCCGAACCTCGCGGCGGGCTGCTCGATGGCCGACATGGCCGACATCGACCAGGTCGAGGAGTGCTGGGAGCAACTCGCCGAGATCTGCGGCGACATGGACGCTGTAGACGCCGACGGGCTCGTGCCGGTCATCCCGGTCACCTACATGAACTCGTCGGCCGCCATCAAGGGCTTCGTCGGCCGCCACGGCGGCATCGTCTGCACCTCGTCGAATGCCCGCACCGTGCTCGAGTGGGCGTTCGAGCGCGGCCGCCGCGTGCTGTTCTTCCCCGACCAGCACCTCGGCCGCAACACCGCCAAGGCGATGGGTGTGCCGCTCGAGCAGATGCCGATGTGGAACCCGCGCAAGCCGTTCGGCGGCAACGACGAGGACGTGCTGGCCGACAGCCGGGTCATCCTGTGGCACGGCTTCTGCTCGGTGCACCGCCGCTTCACGGTCGAGCAGATCGACAAGGCCCGAGCCGAGCACCCCGGCGTGCGCGTGATCGTGCACCCGGAGTGCCCGATGGCCGTCGTGGACGCCGCCGATGAGGCCGGCTCGACGGACTACATCCGCAAAGCGATCCAGGCCGCCACCGAGCCGACGACCTTCGCGATCGGCACCGAGGTCAACCTCGTGCAGCGCCTGGCGGCGGAGCACCCGCAGCACACGATCTTCTGTCTCGACCCGGTGGTGTGCCCGTGCTCGACGATGTACCGCATCCACCCCGGCTACCTGGCCTGGGTGCTCGAGGGGCTCGTCGAGGGCGAGGTGCGCAACCGCATCACGGTGCCCGCCGACGTCGCCGACCCCGCCAGGCTCGCCCTCGAGCGCATGCTCGCCGCCAAGCCTCCGGCGGCCCCGGCGGCCGCGTGGGAGAACGCCTCATGA
- the nadB gene encoding L-aspartate oxidase: MTEPTHVVVVGSGIAGLTVALHAVESGCRVTLVTKDVLEHANTRFAQGGIAGVMFEDDRLEDHVRDTLTAGAGLSEPEAVRVLVEEGPVRIRELVELGVGFDRDPSGAFVKGLEAAHSYPRILHSGGDATGTAIEKALVARLRASHVRVIEHAFLVDLVLDGGRVRGVELLIDDAPGVTGRRETVAADAVVLATGGAGQLYAHTTNPPVATGDGIAAAMRAGADVRDLEFFQFHPTVLAIGDAFLVSEAVRGEGATLISTDGRRFAFDAHPDGELAPRDIVARAIAQQMEAQDGRPVLLDATGLRPTVAEREEFLAKRFPTIDRAVHDRGLDWARNPIPVTPAAHYLMGGVTTDLFGRTTIPGLYAVGEVARTGVHGANRLASNSLLEGAVFGARTGTVLAADAASGDWPEESAAPSAPPSQSAPAHGKNATGEHGPFTRQALQELLWEDAGLVRDADGLEHAASVIADWRAHARTPVAESEYEDENLLLVGAALVAAALERRESVGAHFRSDDPTTARPAPALAESISGAPAC; this comes from the coding sequence ATGACCGAGCCCACCCATGTCGTGGTGGTCGGCAGCGGCATCGCCGGGCTGACGGTGGCGCTGCACGCGGTGGAGAGCGGATGCCGCGTCACCCTCGTCACCAAGGACGTGCTCGAGCACGCCAACACGCGCTTCGCGCAGGGCGGCATCGCCGGTGTCATGTTCGAGGACGACCGTCTCGAAGACCATGTGCGCGACACCTTGACCGCGGGAGCCGGCCTCAGCGAGCCCGAGGCCGTCCGCGTGCTCGTGGAGGAGGGGCCCGTCCGCATCCGCGAACTCGTCGAGCTCGGCGTGGGCTTCGACCGCGACCCCTCGGGCGCGTTCGTGAAGGGCCTGGAGGCGGCGCACTCGTATCCCCGCATCCTGCATTCGGGCGGGGATGCCACGGGCACCGCCATCGAGAAGGCCCTCGTCGCCCGGCTGCGCGCCTCGCACGTGCGCGTCATCGAGCACGCGTTCCTGGTGGACCTCGTGCTCGACGGCGGCCGCGTGCGCGGCGTCGAGCTGCTCATCGACGACGCCCCCGGCGTGACGGGTCGCCGCGAGACCGTCGCGGCGGACGCGGTCGTGCTGGCCACAGGCGGCGCCGGCCAGTTGTACGCCCACACGACGAACCCGCCGGTCGCCACCGGCGACGGCATCGCCGCGGCCATGCGCGCCGGCGCCGATGTGCGCGACCTGGAGTTCTTCCAGTTCCACCCGACCGTGCTGGCGATCGGCGATGCCTTCCTCGTCTCAGAGGCTGTGCGCGGAGAGGGCGCCACCCTCATCTCCACCGATGGTCGCCGCTTCGCTTTCGACGCGCACCCCGACGGGGAACTGGCCCCGCGAGACATCGTCGCTCGCGCCATCGCCCAGCAGATGGAGGCGCAGGATGGACGCCCGGTGCTGCTCGACGCGACCGGACTGCGCCCGACCGTCGCGGAGCGCGAAGAGTTCCTCGCAAAGCGGTTCCCCACGATCGACCGGGCCGTCCACGACCGCGGGCTGGACTGGGCGCGCAACCCGATCCCCGTCACGCCCGCCGCGCACTACCTGATGGGCGGGGTAACGACCGATCTCTTCGGCCGCACCACGATCCCCGGCCTGTACGCCGTCGGCGAGGTCGCGCGGACCGGCGTACACGGCGCCAACCGTCTCGCCTCGAACTCGCTGCTGGAGGGCGCCGTCTTCGGCGCCCGCACCGGCACGGTCCTCGCTGCGGATGCCGCGTCCGGAGACTGGCCCGAGGAATCCGCTGCTCCGTCCGCTCCCCCGTCACAATCCGCTCCCGCACACGGGAAGAATGCGACAGGTGAGCACGGGCCGTTCACCCGGCAGGCGCTGCAGGAGCTGCTTTGGGAGGATGCCGGACTCGTGCGTGATGCCGACGGGCTGGAGCACGCGGCATCCGTCATCGCCGACTGGCGCGCGCACGCCCGCACCCCCGTCGCCGAGTCGGAGTACGAGGACGAGAACCTCCTGCTCGTCGGCGCCGCACTCGTCGCTGCTGCGCTGGAGCGACGCGAGTCGGTCGGCGCGCACTTCCGCAGCGACGATCCGACCACCGCACGTCCCGCACCGGCATTGGCCGAGTCGATCTCAGGAGCCCCCGCATGCTGA